In Piliocolobus tephrosceles isolate RC106 chromosome 6, ASM277652v3, whole genome shotgun sequence, the following are encoded in one genomic region:
- the LOC111522572 gene encoding uncharacterized protein LOC111522572, whose product MRLVCQRIQGPRAQIVCQILGSCLIRLTCSHSTMDWAHTYADVTNVSNCWICSTLPAAAANSLPWNVYPASVKNWTWLEAWGPTDNGWDATGRALDRGHHKTHGKPAPWLTPSVHDGWGWLMGEHVVPPLQVSQCIEQHWGKVTVGWLPTEVCANVTCVTSPRVWWNKRPYQG is encoded by the exons ATGCGGTTGGTATGTCAACGAATCCAAGGTCCAAGGGCCCAGATTGTCTGCCAAATTCTTGGGAGTTGTTTGATCAG GCTGACATGCTCCCATAGCACTATGGACTGGGCCCACACCTACGCTGATGTGACCAATGTCTCCAACTGTTGGATCTGCTCCACCCTTCCAGCAGCAGCTGCAAACAGTTTGCCCTGGAACGTGTATCCTGCTTCTGTGAAGAACTGGACCTGGCTAGAAGCTTGGGGTCCCACGGACAATGGGTGGGATGCCACAGGGCGGGCTTTGGATAGAGGACATCACAAAACCCATGGCAAACCTGCCCCCTGGCTGACTCCTAGTGTCCATGATGGATGGGGCTGGCTAATGGGAGAACACGTGGTGCCCCCATTGCAGGTATCACAATGTATAGAGCAGCACTGGGGTAAAGTCACTGTGGGATGGTTGCCTACTGAGGTTTGTGCAAATGTAACATGTGTCACCTCACCAAGGGTGTGGTGGAACAAGCGGCCTTACCAAGGCTAG
- the RNASE12 gene encoding probable inactive ribonuclease-like protein 12 → MIIMVIIFLVLLFWENEVNDEVVTSTLEHLHVDYPQNDVPVPARYCNHMIIQRVIREPDHTCKKEHIFIHERPRKINGICTSPKKVACQNLSAIFCFQSETKFKMTVCQLTEGTRYPACMYHYFTTEGFVLVTCDDLRPDTFLGYVK, encoded by the coding sequence ATGATAATAATGGTGATAATTTTCTTGGTGCTTCTGTTCTGGGAAAATGAGGTGAACGATGAAGTAGTGACGTCAACCTTAGAACACTTGCATGTGGACTACCCTCAGAATGACGTTCCCGTTCCTGCAAGGTACTGCAACCACATGATCATACAAAGAGTCATCAGGGAACCTGACCACACTTGTAAAAAGGAACACATCTTCATCCATGAGAGGCCTCGAAAAATCAATGGTATTTGCACTTCTCCCAAGAAGGTAGCTTGCCAAAACCTTTCGGCCATTTTCTGCTTTCAGAGTGAGACAAAGTTCAAAATGACAGTCTGTCAGCTCACTGAGGGCACAAGATACCCTGCCTGCATGTACCACTATTTCACCACAGAGGGGTTTGTTCTTGTCACTTGTGATGACTTGAGGCCAGATACTTTCCTGGGCTATGTTAAATAA
- the RNASE11 gene encoding probable ribonuclease 11, which yields METFPLLLLSLGLVLAEVSESTMKIIKEEFTEEEMQYDMAKSGQEKQTIEILMNSILLVKNTSLSMSKDDMSSSLLTFRRLHYNDPKGNSSGNDKECCNDKTVWRKVSEANRSCKWSNNLIHDSTEVMHRVHKAPSCKFVQNPGISCHESPELENTMCQLTTDKQFPRCQYHSVTSLEKILTVLTGHSLMSWLVCGSKL from the coding sequence ATGGAGACCTTTCCTCTGCTGCTGCTCAGCCTGGGGCTAGTTCTTGCAGAAGTATCAGAAAGCACAATGAAGATAATTAAAGAAGAATTTACAGAAGAAGAGATGCAATATGACATGGCAAAAAGTGGCCAAGAAAAACAGACCATTGAGATATTAATGAACTCGATCCTGTTAGTTAAAAATACCAGCCTCAGCATGTCCAAGGATGATATGTCTTCCTCATTACTGACATTCAGAAGGTTACATTATAATGACCCTAAGGGAAACAGTTCAGGTAATGACAAAGAGTGTTGCAATGACAAGACAGTCTGGAGAAAAGTTTCAGAAGCAAACAGATCGTGCAAGTGGAGCAATAACCTCATCCATGACTCCACAGAAGTGATGCACAGGGTCCACAAGGCCCCTAGCTGCAAGTTTGTACAGAATCCTGGCATAAGCTGCCATGAGAGCCCAGAACTGGAAAATACAATGTGTCAGCTCACTACAGACAAACAATTCCCCAGGTGCCAATACCATAGTGTTACTTCGTTAGAGAAGATATTGACAGTATTGACAGGTCATTCTCTGATGAGCTGGTTAGTTTGTGGCTCTAAGTTGTAA